The following are encoded in a window of Solidesulfovibrio magneticus RS-1 genomic DNA:
- a CDS encoding RecB family exonuclease codes for MAWRFRISAAASFCTVAVSKDFDSTLLEGKSLLATYVTQFPETGLKVIGLEKAFSFQIEGVPIPIVGVMDMVEEDAGGNIVIVDHKTSSRSYSSDDIDKSLQLTIYGMAAKANGYADREIMLRFDCLVKTKKPKFEQYYTVRTEEDEQRAMKKIQAVYRGIMQGVFIPNDTSWKCKGCSYQLCCRDWFAN; via the coding sequence TTGGCGTGGAGATTCCGAATTTCGGCGGCGGCATCCTTCTGCACGGTCGCTGTCAGCAAGGATTTCGATTCGACGCTGCTTGAAGGGAAATCCCTGCTTGCCACCTATGTCACTCAGTTTCCCGAAACCGGGCTCAAGGTCATTGGCTTGGAGAAGGCCTTTTCGTTTCAGATCGAAGGCGTGCCGATTCCCATCGTCGGCGTCATGGACATGGTCGAAGAAGATGCCGGCGGCAATATCGTCATCGTCGACCACAAGACCTCCAGTCGTTCCTACTCCTCCGATGACATCGACAAGAGCCTGCAGCTGACCATCTACGGCATGGCTGCCAAGGCCAACGGGTATGCTGACCGGGAGATCATGCTGCGATTTGATTGTCTCGTCAAAACCAAGAAGCCCAAGTTCGAGCAGTATTACACCGTCAGAACTGAAGAAGATGAGCAGCGAGCCATGAAGAAGATTCAGGCTGTCTATCGTGGGATCATGCAAGGGGTGTTCATTCCCAATGACACGTCCTGGAAGTGCAAGGGCTGTTCGTATCAGCTGTGCTGTCGGGATTGGTTCGCAAATTGA
- a CDS encoding ATP-dependent helicase, translating to MSLNAKQLEAAQFHTGIALVVAVPGSGKTKTMTERIGRLVNDHGVAPENILGLTYTRQAAEQMRERLELVLHGEASRVNLYTIHSFCLRLLKSEGRYFNIVSGSEQMTMVATIMRSLGIKDLAIGGVLQDISLAKSNLISPEEFIDLYGEDQSKQKTAMVFKEYEEQKAIRYLYDFDDLLLQAYRFLAHEGGAEKYHDVYPHILVDEYQDTNPAQLAVLQALIEDTGRGSFWACGDDWQSIYAFNGASIGNILRFKQIFPSAQEIVLNVNYRSTPAILAACQKLIDHNQRKIPKELIAHKPGGNHDLFVIDTFNEEEEACLVANEIKHLSVSDGTAYSDMAVLYRANFQSEILQNVFVRAGIPFYIDNGMSFYERREVRILLDYLRFIEDPDSVAGDEALQRIINAPNRYLGKKFMEQVAGVANEASCSLYQALRTMDFDSPYIRRNVHEFVRLMESFIQNEGEMGPAEVLAKLRQRLDYDRFVTDKDIPSPDNQAVLNLNQLLQSAARYASISEFLTYVATVEDETCSRDPSGVKLMTIHKAKGLEFPVVFVVGLVEGIMPTKRGDLEEERRICFVALSRAMDRLYVTYSHNYLGQPAKRSIFIDEMTGDLAVLDPIKQIPSP from the coding sequence ATGTCCCTTAACGCCAAACAGTTGGAGGCGGCGCAGTTTCATACCGGGATCGCATTGGTTGTCGCTGTCCCTGGTTCCGGAAAGACCAAGACGATGACGGAACGAATTGGCCGGCTTGTCAATGACCACGGCGTCGCCCCGGAGAACATTCTGGGGCTGACCTACACCCGTCAGGCTGCCGAGCAGATGCGGGAACGATTGGAGTTGGTTCTCCATGGTGAAGCCAGTCGAGTCAATTTGTATACCATCCATTCGTTTTGTCTGCGGTTGCTCAAATCCGAAGGCCGATACTTCAATATTGTCTCAGGCTCCGAGCAGATGACCATGGTGGCGACGATTATGCGTTCGCTAGGGATCAAAGACTTGGCCATCGGTGGAGTGTTGCAAGATATCAGCTTGGCCAAGAGCAACCTGATCAGCCCAGAAGAGTTCATTGATCTCTACGGTGAAGATCAGTCGAAGCAGAAAACGGCCATGGTGTTCAAGGAGTATGAGGAGCAAAAGGCCATCCGGTATCTCTACGATTTCGATGACCTGCTCCTTCAGGCGTATCGGTTTCTGGCCCATGAGGGCGGCGCTGAAAAATACCATGACGTGTATCCCCACATCCTCGTTGACGAGTACCAGGATACCAACCCGGCGCAGTTGGCCGTGCTCCAGGCGCTCATCGAAGATACCGGCCGGGGCTCGTTTTGGGCTTGCGGCGACGATTGGCAGAGCATCTACGCGTTCAACGGAGCCAGCATCGGGAACATCCTTCGGTTCAAGCAGATATTCCCCTCGGCTCAGGAGATCGTGCTCAACGTCAATTACCGCTCCACCCCGGCGATCTTGGCCGCGTGTCAGAAGCTCATCGATCATAACCAGCGGAAGATCCCCAAGGAGCTTATCGCACACAAGCCAGGCGGCAACCATGACCTGTTTGTCATCGACACCTTCAATGAGGAAGAGGAAGCGTGTCTGGTCGCCAATGAAATCAAGCACCTGAGTGTGTCTGATGGCACGGCGTATAGCGATATGGCGGTGCTTTACCGAGCCAACTTCCAGTCGGAGATATTGCAAAATGTCTTTGTGAGAGCTGGCATTCCCTTCTACATCGACAACGGCATGAGCTTCTACGAGCGCCGTGAGGTCAGAATCCTGCTCGATTATCTCCGGTTTATTGAAGATCCCGATTCGGTGGCCGGAGATGAAGCCTTGCAACGGATCATCAATGCCCCCAACAGATACCTGGGGAAGAAGTTCATGGAACAGGTGGCTGGGGTGGCCAATGAGGCATCCTGCAGCCTGTATCAAGCCCTTCGCACCATGGACTTCGACAGCCCCTACATCAGGAGGAATGTCCATGAGTTCGTGCGGCTTATGGAGTCATTCATTCAGAACGAAGGGGAGATGGGGCCGGCCGAGGTGTTGGCGAAGCTGCGCCAGCGGTTGGATTACGACCGGTTCGTCACTGACAAGGATATTCCCTCTCCTGACAACCAGGCCGTGCTCAACCTGAACCAGCTGCTGCAGTCGGCGGCCCGGTACGCGTCCATCAGTGAGTTTCTGACCTATGTGGCGACGGTTGAAGACGAAACCTGCAGCCGTGACCCCAGTGGCGTGAAGCTCATGACCATCCACAAGGCCAAGGGACTCGAATTTCCCGTGGTGTTCGTGGTCGGGTTGGTCGAAGGCATCATGCCCACCAAGCGCGGCGATTTGGAAGAGGAGAGAAGGATCTGCTTCGTCGCCTTATCCCGCGCCATGGATCGGCTCTACGTGACCTACTCGCACAACTACCTGGGGCAGCCCGCCAAGAGGTCCATCTTCATTGATGAGATGACCGGCGACCTGGCTGTCCTTGATCCCATAAAACAGATTCCAAGCCCATGA
- a CDS encoding inositol monophosphatase family protein translates to MSKTETARLMEAVRQAVLASGERIKADWDAPRDVRLKGRIDLVTATDLAVEEGLKEALARVLPEAAFLAEETAARTVLSGLTWIIDPVDGTTNFAHGFPFVCTSVALYDGQEPVVGCVNAPLLGQCFTAGKGLGAYCNGESIRVSRTDRPEAALVATGFPYAIRENLDEIMADLRVMLAETQGIRRPGSAALDLAYVAAGRFDAFYELALNPWDVAAGALLVAEAGGRVGSYRPDGPYCLGDFRILATNGALHAPMLALLAD, encoded by the coding sequence ATGTCGAAGACGGAAACAGCACGCCTGATGGAGGCCGTGCGGCAGGCGGTCTTGGCCTCCGGCGAGCGCATCAAGGCCGATTGGGACGCCCCGCGCGACGTGCGTTTAAAAGGCCGCATCGATCTGGTCACGGCCACGGATCTGGCCGTGGAGGAGGGCCTCAAGGAGGCTCTGGCCCGGGTGTTGCCCGAGGCTGCTTTCCTGGCCGAGGAGACCGCCGCCAGAACCGTGTTGTCGGGGCTGACCTGGATCATCGACCCGGTGGACGGCACCACGAATTTCGCCCATGGGTTTCCGTTTGTCTGCACGTCGGTGGCGCTGTACGACGGCCAGGAGCCGGTGGTCGGCTGCGTCAACGCGCCGCTGCTTGGCCAGTGCTTCACGGCCGGCAAAGGGTTGGGGGCGTATTGCAACGGCGAGTCCATCCGCGTTTCGCGGACCGACCGGCCCGAAGCGGCCCTGGTCGCCACGGGGTTTCCCTACGCCATCCGCGAGAATCTGGACGAGATCATGGCCGATTTGCGGGTCATGCTGGCCGAGACCCAAGGCATCCGCCGGCCGGGTTCGGCCGCCCTGGATTTGGCTTACGTGGCCGCCGGGCGGTTCGACGCTTTTTATGAGCTGGCGCTCAATCCCTGGGACGTGGCGGCCGGGGCGCTCCTTGTGGCCGAGGCCGGGGGCAGGGTGGGCAGCTATCGCCCGGACGGGCCGTATTGCCTGGGCGATTTCCGGATACTGGCCACCAACGGCGCGCTCCACGCCCCCATGCTGGCCCTGCTGGCCGATTGA
- a CDS encoding rod shape-determining protein, with protein MFFTKLFRFLGKDLAMDLGTANTLLYTAQDGIVLAEPSVVAIDTRTDELIAVGAEAKEYLGRTPERIRAIRPMKDGVIADFDVTRAMIAFFVRKVLTGFRYAKPKMVICVPTGITQVEKRAVVESAQMAGAREVKLVEEPMAAAIGAGLPIDRPSGNMVVDIGGGTTEVAVISLSAIAYAESVRVAGDELNETIQRFVQDEFQLLIGENMAEEIKIRIGSAMPLPEPRSMDVSGKSLIDGTPTTVTITDEQIREAIREPVNIIVSAAMKALEKTPPELVADIAKNGLLLAGGGALLAGLDQRISQETNLTVVLDDDPLTTVVRGTGRSMVDRDRFKDVFIN; from the coding sequence ATGTTTTTCACGAAACTGTTTCGGTTCCTCGGCAAGGACCTGGCCATGGACCTCGGCACGGCCAATACGCTGCTCTATACCGCCCAGGACGGCATCGTGCTGGCTGAGCCCTCGGTGGTGGCCATCGACACCCGTACCGACGAACTCATTGCCGTGGGCGCCGAGGCCAAGGAGTACCTTGGCCGCACCCCTGAACGCATCCGGGCCATCCGACCCATGAAGGACGGCGTCATCGCCGACTTCGACGTTACCCGGGCCATGATCGCCTTTTTCGTGCGCAAGGTGCTGACCGGTTTTCGTTACGCCAAGCCCAAGATGGTCATCTGTGTGCCGACCGGTATCACCCAGGTCGAGAAACGCGCCGTGGTCGAATCGGCCCAGATGGCCGGCGCGCGCGAGGTCAAGCTGGTGGAGGAGCCCATGGCCGCGGCCATCGGCGCGGGCCTGCCCATCGACCGGCCTTCCGGCAACATGGTGGTGGACATTGGCGGCGGCACAACCGAAGTGGCCGTCATCTCGCTTTCCGCCATCGCCTACGCCGAATCCGTGCGCGTGGCCGGCGACGAACTCAATGAGACCATCCAGCGTTTCGTCCAGGATGAATTCCAACTGCTTATCGGCGAAAACATGGCCGAGGAGATCAAGATCCGCATCGGTTCGGCCATGCCCCTGCCCGAGCCGCGCTCCATGGACGTGTCGGGCAAGTCGCTCATCGACGGCACGCCGACCACGGTGACCATCACCGACGAGCAGATCCGGGAAGCCATCCGCGAGCCGGTCAACATCATCGTCAGCGCGGCCATGAAGGCACTGGAGAAAACGCCGCCCGAGCTGGTGGCCGACATCGCCAAGAACGGCCTGCTCCTGGCCGGCGGCGGAGCGCTTCTGGCCGGGTTGGATCAGCGCATCAGCCAGGAGACCAATCTCACGGTGGTCCTCGACGACGATCCCCTGACCACGGTGGTGCGCGGCACCGGCCGCTCCATGGTCGACCGGGACCGCTTTAAGGACGTTTTCATCAATTAA
- a CDS encoding NUDIX hydrolase: MAKKANPKPVEEMVDVVDENDRELLVMPLGEAHRQGLYHRAAMVLVYDPAGRLYLQKRAPHKDLYPGRFDLSATGHVQAGEAREEAAARELHEELGLTAKTLTPVDAAQASRETAYEFVTVFSAGRLTDPPRPNPEELAGGMFVDEAELAALVRDYRDCLTPAVVHFFEKGTLFPRL; encoded by the coding sequence ATGGCGAAAAAAGCGAATCCCAAACCGGTTGAGGAAATGGTGGACGTGGTCGATGAAAACGACCGCGAACTGCTCGTCATGCCCCTTGGCGAGGCGCACCGTCAGGGCCTTTACCACCGCGCGGCCATGGTGCTGGTCTACGACCCCGCCGGCCGGCTCTATCTGCAAAAACGCGCCCCGCACAAGGACCTCTACCCCGGCCGCTTCGATCTCTCGGCCACGGGCCACGTCCAGGCCGGCGAAGCCCGCGAGGAAGCCGCCGCCCGGGAACTCCACGAAGAACTCGGCCTGACCGCCAAGACGCTGACGCCCGTGGACGCCGCCCAGGCCAGCCGCGAGACTGCCTACGAGTTCGTCACCGTCTTTTCCGCCGGCCGCCTGACCGACCCGCCGCGCCCCAATCCCGAGGAACTCGCCGGAGGCATGTTCGTGGACGAAGCCGAACTGGCCGCCCTGGTGCGCGACTACCGCGACTGCCTCACCCCGGCCGTGGTCCACTTTTTCGAAAAGGGCACGCTGTTTCCGAGGCTATAG
- a CDS encoding GAF domain-containing protein, translated as MQQTAFYEQLLDIVGNVFDAYSAVLFLPDPAEPGVCRAAAAFSLGEALNREAAIAPGQGLVGWIIREKKPLLISNFDQQRGILGYYRGGEEERIRAFMGHPVPATGGALCIDTRKTYAFVEKDLKILSQFAQLAGNHLARSREVAQSLVEHGFYKAHQRIALLHKTHPKWAAFREAFLSILAEAAGFRHAILAVRDESGRSYFLEGVSESPFLGGRDVPGRFSVGQGLVGWVFKNNTPVYTGEKDEASRLPLFGLDVATIDCKSVICLPIAFSKKTRAVLTLADPRPLPVAEDLKTFVGMVSESLALFLENLHLRTRLGSPSA; from the coding sequence ATGCAGCAGACCGCCTTTTACGAGCAACTGCTCGACATTGTCGGCAACGTCTTCGACGCCTATTCGGCCGTGCTGTTTCTGCCCGATCCGGCCGAGCCCGGGGTGTGCCGGGCGGCGGCCGCGTTCAGCCTGGGCGAGGCGCTCAATCGCGAGGCCGCCATCGCCCCGGGCCAAGGGCTGGTTGGCTGGATCATCCGCGAAAAAAAGCCGCTTTTGATCAGCAATTTTGACCAGCAACGCGGTATCCTGGGCTATTACCGGGGCGGCGAGGAGGAGCGCATCCGGGCCTTTATGGGCCATCCCGTGCCGGCCACCGGCGGGGCGCTTTGCATCGACACCCGCAAGACCTATGCTTTTGTCGAAAAAGACCTCAAGATCCTGTCGCAGTTCGCGCAGCTGGCCGGCAACCACCTGGCCCGTAGCCGGGAAGTGGCCCAAAGCCTGGTCGAGCACGGTTTTTACAAAGCCCACCAGCGCATCGCCCTGCTGCACAAGACCCACCCCAAATGGGCCGCTTTTCGCGAGGCCTTCCTGTCGATTTTGGCCGAGGCGGCAGGGTTTCGCCACGCCATCCTGGCCGTGCGCGACGAATCGGGGCGCTCGTATTTTCTGGAAGGCGTGAGCGAAAGCCCGTTTCTGGGCGGCCGCGACGTGCCCGGCCGGTTTTCCGTGGGCCAGGGCCTGGTCGGCTGGGTGTTCAAGAACAACACCCCGGTCTATACCGGCGAAAAGGACGAAGCCAGCCGGTTGCCGCTTTTCGGCCTGGACGTGGCGACCATCGATTGCAAAAGCGTCATCTGTCTGCCCATCGCTTTTTCCAAAAAGACCCGGGCCGTGCTCACCCTGGCCGATCCCCGGCCCCTGCCCGTGGCCGAGGACCTCAAGACCTTTGTCGGCATGGTCTCGGAAAGCCTGGCCTTGTTTCTGGAAAACCTGCACCTGCGCACCCGTCTCGGCAGCCCTTCGGCGTAG
- a CDS encoding site-specific integrase, protein MRASPSAYPTLSPGTKSPSHLVLRNGTWHFRMAVPTPCRPRLGGLNEFKASLRTGVLREAKLLAGKLAANAHLVYRHVQKDSIPMGNLDKKTIRALAKKWLLEGLDYYEAEHLSRDKPVNAEMREARKASLESMAAYYQEQLAAGDFSCVNQDWVAERLERENLPIPEKDSLEFKMLTAEFMKATVDLSKIQANRTIGDYSDSLTADPIPSNSVEDVAVVRSADIASKPVEPAPENLLNDVLDRYIEERIRAGAWTERSQADFLPKLQFFKQLVGNIAIEKLSREHVRDFKLVIDRLPARYGITKKYKDLSLEEVLEASIPLDDRMSPSSLSKYYGTINSFLIWLKKNYDGVGEGLSDVLAIKINRQVDALRDVFTEADLAKIFKSEIYAKAGAEKSFKYWIPLLGLYTGMRLEEICQLYVEDLVVEDGLYCLSVNDDKDKKIKTPAAKRLVPLHPDLVDKFKFPDFVAEQKAKKNERLFPELRKQSGRFSHYASRWFNADFLVKVGVKSGDGKKVFHSFRHTFANACKVAGVDEYKAREVLGHDVSGKSITYGRYGKRYSVAILMTDVILKINWIGLSNWSS, encoded by the coding sequence ATGCGGGCTTCACCTTCGGCTTATCCGACCCTCTCCCCTGGTACAAAATCTCCTTCCCATCTGGTCCTCCGGAATGGCACCTGGCATTTCCGTATGGCCGTTCCCACTCCTTGTCGCCCGCGCTTAGGCGGACTCAACGAGTTCAAGGCGTCTCTGAGGACGGGAGTGCTCCGCGAGGCCAAGTTGTTGGCAGGGAAACTTGCGGCAAACGCTCACCTCGTCTATCGTCATGTCCAAAAGGACTCCATCCCAATGGGAAACTTGGATAAGAAGACCATCCGGGCCTTGGCTAAGAAGTGGCTTTTGGAGGGGCTGGATTATTACGAAGCCGAGCATCTGTCTCGGGATAAGCCCGTGAACGCAGAGATGCGTGAGGCTCGTAAAGCGTCGCTTGAGAGCATGGCGGCCTATTACCAAGAGCAATTGGCCGCGGGCGATTTTTCATGCGTCAATCAAGACTGGGTGGCGGAACGCTTGGAGCGGGAGAACCTGCCGATTCCAGAGAAGGACTCTCTCGAATTTAAGATGCTGACTGCAGAGTTCATGAAGGCGACGGTCGATCTCTCCAAGATTCAGGCAAACAGAACGATAGGTGATTACTCAGATTCATTGACTGCAGATCCTATTCCTTCAAATTCTGTAGAAGATGTCGCAGTTGTCAGGAGTGCCGACATAGCAAGCAAGCCAGTAGAGCCGGCACCGGAAAATCTGTTGAACGATGTCCTTGATAGATATATAGAAGAAAGAATTCGAGCAGGTGCATGGACAGAGCGTTCCCAGGCTGATTTTCTACCGAAGCTACAATTTTTCAAGCAGCTAGTCGGAAATATAGCCATAGAAAAGTTGAGTCGAGAGCATGTCAGAGACTTCAAGCTTGTCATTGATAGGCTGCCTGCTCGCTATGGTATAACTAAAAAATACAAAGACCTCAGCCTTGAAGAGGTTCTTGAGGCTTCTATCCCTTTAGACGATAGGATGTCTCCGTCAAGTCTTAGTAAATACTATGGGACTATAAATAGCTTCTTGATATGGTTGAAGAAGAATTATGATGGCGTCGGTGAAGGACTTTCTGATGTTCTGGCAATCAAGATCAATCGTCAAGTTGACGCTCTGCGAGATGTTTTTACTGAGGCGGACCTTGCCAAAATTTTCAAGTCCGAGATCTATGCGAAGGCTGGTGCTGAAAAGTCTTTTAAATATTGGATACCGCTGCTTGGATTGTATACAGGGATGAGGCTTGAAGAGATCTGTCAGCTTTACGTTGAAGACCTGGTTGTGGAAGACGGTTTGTATTGTCTAAGCGTTAATGACGACAAAGATAAAAAAATAAAGACGCCTGCTGCAAAGCGGCTGGTACCGCTGCATCCTGATCTTGTTGACAAGTTCAAATTTCCGGACTTTGTTGCTGAACAAAAAGCGAAGAAAAATGAACGGTTATTCCCAGAGTTGCGGAAGCAAAGTGGACGATTTTCGCATTATGCATCCCGTTGGTTCAATGCCGATTTCCTAGTAAAGGTCGGGGTCAAGAGTGGAGATGGCAAGAAAGTGTTTCATTCCTTTCGCCATACCTTCGCAAATGCCTGTAAAGTTGCCGGAGTAGATGAATACAAAGCCAGAGAAGTCCTTGGGCATGATGTCTCTGGCAAAAGCATAACGTACGGCAGATACGGGAAGCGGTATTCAGTGGCAATTTTGATGACGGATGTAATTTTGAAGATAAATTGGATTGGCCTATCGAATTGGTCGAGTTGA
- the tpiA gene encoding triose-phosphate isomerase: MKKLMAANWKMYKLRGEAGKTAAELVAALAGKLPADREVLVIPPFTALGTTGEALAGQAGFALGAQNFYPSGQGAFTGEIAPEMLLDAGCTYALAGHSERRHILGEDDAMVGRKVGFGLKSGLSMILCVGEKVEERKAGELEAVLRRQIEAGLAEVGADVGPEKLAVAYEPVWAIGTGLTAGPEEVAEAHALVRAMLVERLGAVGGQIRILYGGSVKQGNAGQLLGIDNVDGVLVGGASLEAGSFAAIVTA, encoded by the coding sequence ATGAAAAAGCTCATGGCCGCCAACTGGAAGATGTACAAGCTTCGGGGCGAGGCGGGCAAAACGGCCGCCGAGCTGGTCGCCGCCCTGGCCGGCAAGCTGCCGGCCGACCGCGAGGTGCTGGTGATCCCGCCCTTTACCGCCCTGGGGACCACGGGCGAGGCCCTGGCCGGCCAGGCCGGGTTCGCCCTGGGCGCCCAGAACTTCTATCCTTCGGGCCAGGGAGCGTTTACCGGCGAGATCGCGCCGGAGATGCTCCTGGACGCGGGTTGCACCTACGCCCTGGCCGGCCATTCCGAGCGCCGCCATATCCTGGGCGAGGACGACGCCATGGTCGGGCGCAAGGTGGGTTTTGGGCTGAAAAGCGGCCTGTCCATGATCCTGTGCGTGGGCGAGAAGGTGGAGGAGCGCAAGGCCGGCGAATTGGAAGCCGTGCTGCGCCGCCAGATCGAGGCCGGGTTGGCCGAGGTCGGGGCTGATGTTGGGCCGGAAAAGCTGGCCGTGGCCTATGAGCCGGTCTGGGCTATCGGTACGGGGCTCACGGCCGGACCGGAGGAAGTGGCCGAGGCCCACGCCCTGGTGCGGGCCATGTTGGTCGAACGATTGGGCGCTGTGGGCGGCCAAATCCGCATTCTCTACGGCGGCAGCGTGAAGCAGGGCAACGCGGGGCAGCTATTAGGGATTGACAACGTCGACGGAGTGCTGGTAGGTGGCGCAAGCCTTGAGGCTGGAAGCTTCGCGGCGATTGTGACAGCTTGA
- the rimI gene encoding ribosomal protein S18-alanine N-acetyltransferase has product MQPDAASLASGEQAGGRAAPGEPTQQAGGPRIVAPEALGVADAVALAALEGACFPDAWDASAFAAALARPHVRAYGIRDGDHLAAYGVFHFLGDEFEVINIAVDPARRGQRLGSRLFGHVLQQADKAGMLQGHLEVRAGNEPAKRLYLRHGFAVVGVRKRYYPDTGEDALVMRRTAGQGASANI; this is encoded by the coding sequence ATGCAACCGGATGCAGCGAGCCTCGCAAGCGGGGAACAGGCAGGGGGACGGGCCGCGCCGGGCGAACCGACGCAACAGGCGGGCGGGCCTCGAATCGTCGCGCCCGAGGCCCTGGGCGTGGCCGACGCCGTAGCCCTGGCCGCTTTGGAGGGGGCCTGTTTTCCCGACGCCTGGGACGCTTCCGCCTTTGCCGCCGCCCTGGCCCGGCCTCATGTCCGGGCTTACGGTATTCGCGACGGCGACCATCTTGCCGCTTATGGCGTGTTCCACTTCCTGGGCGACGAGTTCGAGGTGATCAACATCGCCGTGGACCCGGCCCGGCGCGGGCAGCGTCTGGGGTCTCGGCTTTTCGGCCATGTCTTGCAACAGGCCGACAAAGCAGGCATGTTGCAGGGGCATCTGGAAGTGCGCGCCGGCAACGAGCCGGCCAAACGTTTGTATCTTCGCCACGGTTTCGCCGTGGTCGGCGTGCGAAAACGGTACTACCCCGACACCGGGGAGGACGCCCTGGTCATGCGGCGTACGGCCGGCCAGGGCGCAAGCGCCAACATATAA
- a CDS encoding phosphoglycerate kinase, with the protein MALIRIDQIDVAGKKLLIRVDYNVPLKDGEITDDLRIRASLPTIEYALSKGCSLILCSHLGKAKGAPDAKYSLAPAAKRLSELLGREVKMAPDCLGEATRAMAAALKPGEILMLENLRFHPGETAGDMDFAKDVMSMAEVYVCDAFGTAHRPHASMVAFAKVAKQCCAGFLLMKEWQFLGEAVEAPQRPFVAVSGGAKVSSKLGVLKNLLTKVDAMCIGGAMANTFLAAQGYGVGKSLVEPDLFEAALEIMAEAKKRGVGFYLPVDFIISKDAGKPMAEMQPCGQVPFAAIPEDAVALDVGPVTAGLFALVMDAAKTVVWNGPMGAFENPAFAQGSYTVAHIVAGVRGLSIVGGGDTDVVVHQAGLADKMAFISTGGGASLEFLEGKELPAFAALKECQS; encoded by the coding sequence ATGGCCCTTATCCGCATTGATCAAATCGATGTCGCCGGCAAGAAGCTGCTCATCAGGGTGGACTACAACGTGCCGCTCAAAGACGGCGAGATCACCGACGACCTGCGCATCCGGGCGAGCCTGCCGACCATCGAATACGCCCTGTCCAAGGGCTGCTCGCTCATCTTGTGCTCCCACCTCGGCAAGGCCAAGGGGGCGCCGGACGCCAAGTATTCCCTGGCCCCGGCGGCCAAGCGGCTCTCCGAGTTGCTGGGTCGCGAGGTCAAGATGGCCCCGGATTGCCTGGGCGAGGCGACGAGGGCCATGGCCGCGGCCCTTAAGCCCGGCGAGATCCTCATGCTCGAAAACCTGCGCTTCCATCCGGGCGAGACCGCCGGGGACATGGACTTTGCCAAGGACGTCATGTCCATGGCCGAGGTCTACGTGTGCGATGCCTTCGGCACGGCCCACCGGCCCCATGCCTCCATGGTGGCTTTTGCCAAGGTAGCCAAGCAGTGCTGCGCCGGGTTTCTTCTTATGAAGGAATGGCAGTTCCTGGGCGAGGCAGTGGAAGCGCCCCAGCGCCCGTTCGTGGCCGTTTCGGGCGGGGCCAAGGTGTCTTCCAAGCTCGGGGTGCTCAAAAATCTGCTCACCAAGGTCGACGCCATGTGCATCGGCGGGGCCATGGCCAACACCTTCCTGGCCGCCCAGGGCTACGGCGTGGGCAAGTCCCTGGTCGAGCCCGATCTGTTCGAGGCGGCCCTGGAGATCATGGCCGAGGCCAAAAAGCGCGGCGTGGGCTTCTACCTGCCCGTGGATTTCATCATTTCCAAGGACGCGGGCAAACCCATGGCCGAGATGCAGCCCTGCGGCCAGGTGCCTTTCGCCGCCATCCCCGAGGACGCCGTGGCCCTGGACGTCGGCCCGGTGACGGCCGGGCTTTTCGCCCTGGTCATGGACGCCGCCAAGACCGTGGTCTGGAACGGCCCCATGGGCGCTTTCGAGAACCCCGCCTTTGCCCAGGGTTCCTACACCGTGGCTCATATCGTGGCCGGGGTGCGGGGGCTGAGTATCGTCGGCGGCGGCGACACCGATGTGGTGGTGCATCAGGCCGGGCTGGCCGACAAGATGGCCTTCATCTCCACCGGCGGCGGCGCGTCCCTGGAATTTCTGGAAGGCAAGGAACTGCCGGCCTTTGCCGCGCTCAAGGAGTGCCAGTCATGA
- the secG gene encoding preprotein translocase subunit SecG yields the protein MTTLIITVHVLACVAVIILVLLQSGKEGMGVIFGGGSQSVFGSTGAGGLLVKLTALFGAIFLITSLAYNVYSGSHKRSAKSVMMDASGAPVQIPAAVEGAKDAEPKKGVTFEDVPAPAAPAPGAAKQ from the coding sequence TTGACAACTCTCATAATTACTGTACATGTACTCGCCTGCGTGGCCGTGATCATCCTGGTTTTGCTGCAGTCCGGCAAGGAAGGCATGGGGGTGATCTTCGGAGGCGGAAGCCAATCCGTCTTCGGCAGTACGGGGGCAGGTGGACTGCTCGTCAAGCTGACCGCGCTTTTTGGAGCGATCTTTCTTATTACTTCGCTTGCCTACAATGTGTATTCGGGCTCGCACAAGCGTTCGGCCAAATCGGTCATGATGGACGCCAGCGGCGCTCCGGTGCAGATTCCGGCAGCTGTGGAAGGCGCCAAGGATGCGGAACCCAAGAAGGGAGTTACCTTCGAGGATGTTCCGGCCCCGGCGGCTCCGGCTCCTGGCGCGGCGAAGCAGTAG